From the genome of Vibrio navarrensis, one region includes:
- a CDS encoding glutamate-5-semialdehyde dehydrogenase yields the protein MELTNLGKAAKEAAFQLATASTAQKNRALALIADELEANAADILAANAKDIELGRQAGLSDAMLDRLLLNEQRLHGIANDVRNVISLADPVGSEIDSKVLENGMQLSRRRVPLGVVGVIYEARPNVTIDIAALCLKTGNASILRGGKETFFSNMELVNVIQSALAKAKLPAASVQYIEKPDRELVNQLLKMDEYVDMIIPRGGAGLHKMCKENSTIPVIIGGFGISHIFVDESANLEKSLDVVENAKVQRPSACNSLDTLLVHQQVAAEFLPMLVARLNDKVTFVAEPKAKALMGSADHLRDAQEGDFDTEWLSYTLGVKVVADVAQAIEHMREHNASHSDAIMTNSLENAERFINSVDSAAVYVNASTRFTDGAQFGLGAEVAVSTQKLHARGPMGLEELTSYKWVGKANYLPRS from the coding sequence GTGGAATTGACCAATTTAGGCAAAGCGGCAAAAGAGGCAGCTTTTCAACTCGCGACCGCCTCCACGGCGCAGAAAAACCGTGCATTGGCGCTGATTGCCGATGAGCTTGAGGCTAACGCAGCGGATATTTTAGCAGCGAATGCCAAAGACATTGAACTGGGGCGTCAGGCGGGTTTAAGCGACGCTATGCTGGATCGTCTGCTTCTTAATGAGCAGCGCTTGCATGGCATCGCTAACGATGTACGTAACGTCATCAGCCTTGCTGATCCAGTCGGTAGTGAGATTGATAGTAAAGTGTTGGAAAACGGCATGCAGCTTTCTCGCCGCCGCGTGCCATTAGGTGTGGTTGGCGTTATTTATGAAGCGCGCCCGAATGTGACCATTGATATCGCGGCGCTGTGTCTGAAAACGGGTAATGCCAGCATTCTACGTGGTGGGAAAGAGACGTTCTTCTCCAACATGGAACTGGTGAATGTAATTCAATCGGCACTGGCCAAAGCCAAGCTGCCAGCCGCATCGGTGCAGTATATTGAAAAGCCTGATCGCGAGTTGGTCAATCAACTGCTGAAAATGGATGAGTACGTGGACATGATCATTCCACGCGGCGGTGCTGGTCTGCACAAAATGTGCAAAGAGAACAGCACCATTCCGGTCATCATCGGCGGTTTTGGTATCAGTCATATTTTTGTCGATGAGAGCGCAAACCTAGAAAAATCACTCGACGTCGTTGAAAACGCCAAAGTGCAGCGCCCATCGGCGTGTAACTCGCTGGACACGCTGTTAGTCCACCAACAGGTTGCAGCGGAGTTTCTGCCTATGCTGGTGGCGCGTTTGAATGACAAAGTGACGTTTGTCGCAGAGCCGAAAGCGAAAGCGTTGATGGGAAGTGCAGACCATCTGCGCGATGCACAAGAGGGCGACTTTGACACGGAATGGCTAAGCTACACACTGGGCGTGAAAGTGGTGGCGGATGTGGCCCAAGCGATTGAACACATGCGTGAGCACAATGCCAGCCATTCGGATGCGATCATGACCAACAGTTTGGAAAATGCTGAGCGCTTTATTAACTCAGTGGATTCGGCGGCGGTGTACGTCAACGCGTCTACCCGTTTTACCGATGGCGCGCAATTTGGCCTTGGCGCTGAAGTGGCCGTGTCAACGCAAAAACTGCACGCCCGTGGCCCGATGGGTTTGGAAGAGCTCACCAGCTACAAATGGGTCGGCAAAGCCAATTACCTGCCACGCAGTTAA